The Vitis vinifera cultivar Pinot Noir 40024 chromosome 1, ASM3070453v1 DNA segment GCAAGTCTGAAAAGAGTTGGGGGATATCAGGGTTCGGAAGGATTGGACGTTTGGTTGCTAGAGTTGCTCTGCAGAGCAATGATGTGGAACTGGTGGCTGTAAATGATCCATTCATCACTACTGATTACATGGTATGGTGATCATTATATATTTCTGTATCtgggattttgtttttattgacgATGGTGAAGTGGGTGACAAGTTGTTTTTGGTTTGTGATTGGGAAATGCAGACTTACATGTTCAAGTATGACAGTGTTCATGGCCACTGGAAGCATCATGATGTTAAGGTTAAGGATTCCAAGACACTTCTCTTTGGTGAGAAGTCTGTCACAGTTTTTGGTGTCAGGTGGGGTTTGAATTTTCTTGAATTGTATGGCTGTTTGATTGGAGAAGAAGTGGGAGATTTGAGTTTGGGATTCAATGTGCTActttttttggttgattttcAGGAACCCAGAAGAGATCCCATGGGCTGAGACCGGTGCTGACTATGTTGTGGAATCTACTGGAGTGTTCACTGACAAGGACAAGGCCGCTGCCCACTTGAAGGTCTGGTTTCCAATTATCTCATTTTCTGATTGTGGCTTTATGAAATTGATAATGATGTTGATTTTGGTTTGCAATTTATAGTGCTCTATAACTGGTGATTTACAAAGGCTCTTATGGTTAAGAACATTTTAAGAAACAAATGGGTTTGGTGCCTTTGAATTAGAACTTCATTTCAGATCCAATTTTCCCCCCCACGACCAACTCTTTTTCTGTATTGGTTTGATTTATAGCTTCTTTGTGATGATTGTTTAGTTCATTTTAATGGTCTATGTGGGCtgatttgggattttttggTGAGCAGGGTGGTGCAAAGAAGGTAATCATCTCTGCCCCCAGCAAAGATGCTCCCATGTTTGTTATGGGTGTCAATGAGAAGGAATACAAGCCCGATATCGACATTGTTTCCAATGCTAGCTGCACTACCAACTGTCTTGCTCCTCTGGCTAAGGTTGCTTCGATACCCATTGTATTTTGATCTAAGTTTTATTGCAACTTGTTTGTTGTTCATTGCCTTAGATTTTCTATGTGAAATTTTACAGGTTATTAATGACAGATTTGGCATTGTTGAGGGTCTTATGACCACTGTTCACGCCATCACTGGTAGAGTATTGAACTTCTCTTTTAAGTTTTATCTGTATTCAGagaaatgaattgaaaattgATTGTTGGTTTCCTCCCTTATGATTTGTAATTCAGCCACACAGAAGACCGTTGATGGGCCATCAAGCAAGGACTGGAGAGGTGGAAGAGCTGCTTCCTTCAACATCATCCCCAGCAGCACTGGTGCTGCCAAGGTACTTAGCTTAGTTATCGAGCAGAGGTCTATGATTTCCATTAGATCTTCCTTGTATTGGGTCTCAATGATTTTGATGGTTTGCACATCAAATCATCCAAAGTCCAATCCATTTTTTGTGATCATATAGGCTGTTGGAAAGGTGCTGCCTGCACTGAATGGGAAGTTAACCGGCATGTCTTTCCGAGTTCCTACTGTGGATGTTTCAGTCGTGGACCTTACTGTTAGGCTTGAGAAATCGGCCACCTATGACGAGGTCAAAGCCGCTATCAAGTAAGTGGCTGGAGCGTTGCATTGCTGAGTGATAACCCTAATGCCCATCCTTTGATTTGATCCGATTTTTGATCCATTACTCAGGGAGGAGTCTGAAGGCAAACTCAAGGGAATCCTGGGGTACACTGAAGATGATGTGGTGTCCACAGACTTCATTGGTGACAGCAGGTGAAAGATTGTTGATCCTctttgttttaacttttaagcTGTTTCTAACAGGCCATAGACTTTATACATATGGCATAGCTGATGGTTTTGTGTATGCAGATCAAGCATCTTTGATGCCAAGGCTGGAATTGCCCTGAATGCCAATTTTTTGAAACTCGTCTCGTGGTATGACAACGAATGGGGTTACAGGTAAATTTCAGCCCTCTTGATTAATCAAGCTACATAAACCCGAGATTATCATTCGATACATTGATAGATTTGAGGCCTCTGCAGCCTTAGAGtagagaggacatgaatcacaTTTGGCATTGCCCTTTAATTAATCCCTCTAAGCTTTGATGATTGATTGCTGAAATCCTTTTTCTCGTATGTTTTACTTTGCAGTTCACGGGTAATCGACTTGATCCGCCACATGGCTTCTGTTTAAGCTAAAGCTTGATGCTAAACAAACACAAAGCTTGATCCTCATTTTGTCTAATGTAGTGTTAGGTCTAGGTTTTTTGTTTGGGTGTGTATGAGGCTTTGTGTTAATCTGTAATAAACAAGAGACCTGTTATGGGGGCGCCTTTTGTTTTGGGATGTTCTGTTCTGGGATCTTGAAGAGATTTTCCTTCCATCTATGTTTTCAGGGATTTGGCAAATTGGTACAACAATTTGCATGTATTTCTATATGCATTATACAAAATCTcagtttttttcccttttagttGCATTTTGGATCATGTACTAGATAAATAACCCCACTAAATGTAGGagaggataatttttttttagaaattcaatcatttttttagaattcCTTAAAAGCCAAAGCCATAATTgatgaaatatgtatatatataaaagatagtaagtaaaaatcataatatagtattaaactttttataaaaatctttgggtgtttggtaaatcaacttaataacttaagatgatttaataatttaatttaagtcattaagtaaattaagtatgtttgataaaataacttaatggtacgacttaaaagtaaaaaacaacttcaagtaataagtaaaatcaATTATCTTATTTCTAAGtttacatctttattttattattttaccttCATTTACTCAAATTGTCTTCACCTACCTTCATTATTATTCAACCTCTTTtactataattatatatatgaagataaatatgtcaatttgatgatttaaaaatatgttttaaattaattttatcaaacaacattAATACTTACagtaataattaagtaataaattttaagttaacaatttaaatataatttaatttaaaatcagcTTAAGTCATTACATaataagttttatcaaataccccCTCAACCTggcctttgttttttttacctttttttttgttaagttaaaaataacttcttaatataaattaatataactagttgatgtttgttttttgactgaatagaaaaagtcttTTTTATTTAGCTAAAAGTAAGTTCTTAATAACAAgtttactttaattatgttaattgatattaacaaattacttctagttgaaagaaaaaaaaattaaatattttttttattcaatcaaaaaataaacacgACTATTTCTTACATatgcattaaataaaaaatatttttaaaagcaagtttatgaaaacataataaaatagatttatgttttccttttgtatTTAAGAGCTGGTGAAAacaattcttacttattttttgaaaattatcatgtatttcactttatttttaaaaaattgatttcggAGAATAACAATCAAatagtgttaattttttttttaaaaaaagaaaaccatttttaaatcaaaccgTTAAATAAActcaaacattttttaaaattaaaaatctcccATACATGTCTTAAGGGCCaaatatttgaaagaaatggtgggaaaattttttatcatttttgaatatttaatatatataaaagagattccattggattaaaaaaaaagctcattttattaaaaaaaaaaaaaaaaaaaaagctcattttattataaaataaaaaaaaaaaaaaatccttcacTTGAATTTAGCATTTCTACCCTTTAGAGCAGCAGTAAATATAGACTATTAGCCGGTCTCTTCCTTTGCCCTGCTACCACTCTGAGCGCAGCTGAAGCCCTCTGCTTCAGCCGCCCAGGTAAATCTTTGAAAAGCCCCTTACTcccttcttcctttttcttcatttttgtttttgcctttTCAATTTTGATGTCCAATTCATCTTTTCCATATTTAATCTCATCCATGAagaaaatgctttttttttttcgtctGTTTTTCagaatttatttatcaaaatcatgaGTGCAAAGGTACATGGATCGAAATTCTAATGATTCTTTAGTTTTTTGTGCTTGGGGTTTGCAGTATCAATCAATTGAACCCATTTCTCTAGTTTTCTCAATCTTTCATGATCCTCAATGGCACTGGTGTATTTCCCCTTTCGCAGTAAAGCCTATGGGCATTGCTGGCgtgctttttcttctttatgttCGCCGTCCCCATTTGTGGGAACTGGTATTGGTAATGGAGAAGAGTGTATTCGGTCTCAAATCGATATTATTGTATCTAGAATTCGTGAGGGAAGTAGTGATGATGAGGTTTTTAAGTCTCTTGTGCATGATGAAGCTTGTAATGCTATACCCATGTCTCAAAACCTTGTTGATGTGTTGCTTCATCGATTTAAAGATGATTGGAAGTCTGCATTGGGGTTGTTTAGATGGGCGGAGTCGCGTTTGGGGTATGAACATGCACCTGAAGCATATGATATGATGGTTGATATATTGGGGAAATTGAAGCAAGTGGATAAGATGAGAGCACTGATGGAGGAAATGCGTCAGGGCAATCTTGTTAGGCTTAGTACTGTAGCTAAGGCTATGAGAAGGCTGGCGGGTGCTGGGGAATGGGAGGATGCGGTGAGGGTGTTTGATGATTTGGGGAACTTTGAATTGGAGAAGAACACAGAATCCATGAACTTATTGCTTGATACCCTTTGTAAAGAGAGGAAAGTTGAGCAGGCCCGTGCAATCTTCTTGGAACTCAAACCACACATTTCCCCCAACACCCACacatttaacatttttattcatGGTTGGTGTAAAGCCAATCGGGTAGATGAAGCTGAGTGGACAATCCAAGAGATGAAAGGACATGGTTGCCGCCCTTGTGTAATTAGCTACTCAACAATTATTCAATCCTATTGCCGCCAAAGCAATTTCAGAAAGGTGTATGAGCTTCTAGATGATATGCAAGCTCAAGGGTGTGCGCCAAATGTTGTCACTTACACCACTATCATGTGTTCGCTGACAAAGGTGGAGCAGTTTGAAGAAGCCTTACAGATAGCTGAGAGAATGAGATCAGTTGGATGTAAACCTGATACACTTTTCTACAATGCGTTGATCCATACACTTGGGAGAGCTGGTCAATTAAGAGAGGCTGTTCGTGTTTTTGAGGTGGAGATGCCCAAGACTGGTGTTCCTCCAAATACGTCTACCTACAATTCAATGATTGCTATGTTCTGTCACCACTCTCAAGAACAAAAGGCCTTGAACCTCCTCagagaaattgaaaattcaacTTTTTGTAAGCCTGATATTCAGACTTATTACCCAGTGCTTAAGTCATGCTTCAAAACTGGAAAGATTGATAGTTTGAGCAATTTTCTGGATGACATGGTTAATAAGCATCATCTCAGTCTAGATGTCTCGGCCTACACTCTTCTAATTCATGGGCTTTGTAGAGCAAATAAATGTGAGTGGGGTTATAACCTCTTTGAGGAGATGGTAGGTAAAGCAATAACACCTAGATATAAGACATGTGCTTTGCTTTTGGATGAAATCAAACAGAAGAATATGCATGATGCCGCTGAGAGGATTGAAGTTTTCATGAAGCAAATGAAAACCTCCGAGTAACAAACATTTCAAGGTGAGCTTACTGATGCTTATGCTATTATCAAATGATAACTatatcttctttttcattttgcgTGCGCACAACATGCAAACCATTTTGTTTCATGCATGCCAAGTATATGATGTGTAAGGTCGAAGCAGCTCCAATCTCTAAATAAATGTAAATTGTGATAAGTACATGCAGTGCATTGGTATTAAAATATACATTTAGTTATGAGAACAAGGGAACACTAATTAAGGTTCGCAATTGAAATCTGGATCTAGATCGAAGAACAAGGGAACATTGATTACTGTTGGCATTGTATATGTTGGTAGAGCACATGCTCTGGAGGCAAAGCTGCAtgtattatttttgaaaatgaagtcATAAATGTGTTTATGTGGAGTAATTTTGAAATGTGTGACTTCATGTATTTTAGATATGACTAAAAATAAAGGATTACGGATTTTTTCTGTACAGTATTTGGTTACATGTCTTGGCACTTTTACTGGAAAGTGCCTGCTTAGTAATTTGATCCATAAAGTTTATTAATATTTCCAATTATCAGTTTATTGATGTTCACTTGTTCCCCTAGATTGATCTAGATTATCTAGAAAAGTTATCATAAAATCTTCATGACTGATGTTCACTCATTCCTCTAGGTTGATCTAGACTATCTAGAGAAGTTTTCTCCAATTTCATATGACACTTTAAGTGCCTAAATTGAAGAACAAAGTTCCTTTGCAAAAGTGAAAAGATTTTCTGACCATGATATGAAGGCTTCATGAACTTTCCAgtgatttaaatttcaaactggAACAGCAGAAGGAAGAGGGTGATTAGGCTTTAATATCAGAGAAGTTTCCCTGTTCAAATATCAACATACAGGATTTGTTCTGTACATATTGCCATACAAATTCAAGACCCTGGGAAAGAGAATCCCTAGTAGATAAGTTCTGTGCTTATGGGAGAGATGAGACTAAGGGGAGGAAGAAGTCGGTTTGTGGTGGAGTCTAAGTTGTTTGAGATTGAGATTGAGGTTGAGGAGTCAGGTGGAAAGTTGAAAGGATGCATATGGGAGAAAAGTAGGGGCTTTGATTCTTGGATTAGATTTGGGGAGGCTAGCCTTCGTTGTCTTTTGGAAGGCGTTGAAACCTGTTGTAGAGAGGTGGATGATCAAAGATGGGCTATTGAATGGTTGGAGGGAAACAGAAAGTTTAGAATGGAGCGACGGTTGAACAAGGCAGGGAGGTTCATCCTATGCTCTGTCCGAGATATGGAAGCAAAAAGATACAACATTATCTTCCCTGAAGGGAAGGGTCAGGCCAGTGGATGGAACTCTTTGGCTATGAGGTTGAGAGGTCTTGGAGTGACACCAACAGAAGGACTAAAGATCACCAATGTGCCAGAGGTTCAGTTGAAGTCGAAGGGAGTCCTGAAGGTTCAGTGGAAGGAAAAGGGGGTGGAAATGAAGTCTTTTGCAGAAGCTGTTAAATCGACACCGAGAAGGGCAGGTGAGTCAATGTGGTTAGAGGTAGGGGAAAAAGAGGTGTGTGGTAGACTAGAGCATCTGAAACATTGTCTAATAGGGAGGTAGGGTTCTATCTCAGTTCCACTACCTGAGTTGGATTTCGTTAGGAATTGGACCCGCCATAATTGGGAGGTTAAGGGGAAGTTGTCGATTGCCGTGTTGGGTAGGGGTATTATGTTGTTCGAATTCGAGCAAGCTCAAGAGGCTGAGCGTGTTTTGGCCAGAGGCAAAAGAAGCATTAAGGAAAATTGGCTTATCTTGGACAAATGGAATCCTGAGGTGGGGTGTTCCTTCAAGAACTCCATTGCCGTAGAGACATGGGTTAGGGTGGTCGGGCTCCCACTCCATCTCTGGAGTCTTGAGGTGTTTAAAAGTATTGGAGAGGGGTGCGGAGGATTTATAGCAGTGGATGAAGGAACCAAATCCATGTCTGAGATGCAATGGGCGAGGATTTTGGTGAAGCGTGTGGATTGGGAGGTCCCTAACTCTGTTCATATAGTTTTGGGGACGGGGTGCTTTGCCCTTCATCTATGGTGGGAATCTGCAGGTGGTACCGGCGGGAAGCTCCTCCGGGAAGGGCGGGCTAAGGGCAGGTGAAAAAGTTGATGGGTCTCATCGGGTGGCTTGCTATGGGAGTCAAAGGAAGGGGGTGGAGCAGTTGGGGTTGCAGGTGGAGGTACAAGACGTGGTGCGTAATGGAGGAAAAACTCTCTTTCCCTCTGTTGAGGCCTCTGCAGAAGGGACTGATGAGAGGAGATGGGCTAGTGGTCCAGCCGACCTAGTGGAAGGGGGTAGGGAGTCCTCTCCCATCAGCATGGTCAACTGTGGAAGTGGGCTGGCAGGCCCAAGCAGGAGCTGTGGCCTTCCAGCTTTAAGCTGTGGGGAGGCCCAAGACTTTTGTCTTGAAAGCCGGATGGTATTGGGCCGGGTTCCAAGGCCCAATCCCCTTGCCTTAAGAGAGGGGGTGTCGGGTGAGGCCTGTGGGCCTGTTCAAGCTGGTGCTTTGAAAGATGGGGCCTTTTATGGAAACAAGACCCCAATCTCGCCTCCTAGGGCTCGGTTTCTGCAGTCGCCTCCCATATCCAGGGGCGCAAGTCAAGACGCAAGAGGAGAAGTCGATCCCCTCGTCGGGCTGTCCTCTCAGATGATGGATCGAGGGCTCTTGACTGACGAAGCTCTATGCGAAGAGGCCTCCAGGTACGTCGATCTCTGTCATATTCCTTTGGGGGGTCGGGggtctctcttcttcttcttcttcttcttttggacGGGTGACGTTGAATGAGAGGTCCATCGGTGTTTCGGTTTCTAAGGTCATCAAAGAGGAGCAGACTCCGTTGAGTATCATTCTAGCTGATGGTAGCAATGGGGTGCTAGCCTCTGAGGGAGAGAAGCCAGTGGCTGGAGAAGGTCCGGGAGGGGGGGGAAAGGTGAGTTTGAGGGGATGATTCAGGATCTGGATGGGTGCCGGTGGGACGACAGTTACCTGGCGAGGTTTAGCAAATTCTTGGGCTTCTCCACGAATGGTTTTGAAGGCAAAATTCTAAATTTGCTCCTAAGGACTAAGAGAAGAAGAGAGCAAAATTTGAAGAAGGGCACGTCAGGGACCACTAAGTTTGATAGGGAATTGAAAAAACTTGAGTGGTCTATCAATTATACCGGGGCAAGAAAGG contains these protein-coding regions:
- the LOC100264789 gene encoding glyceraldehyde-3-phosphate dehydrogenase, cytosolic encodes the protein MGSDKKIKIGINGFGRIGRLVARVALQSNDVELVAVNDPFITTDYMTYMFKYDSVHGHWKHHDVKVKDSKTLLFGEKSVTVFGVRNPEEIPWAETGADYVVESTGVFTDKDKAAAHLKGGAKKVIISAPSKDAPMFVMGVNEKEYKPDIDIVSNASCTTNCLAPLAKVINDRFGIVEGLMTTVHAITATQKTVDGPSSKDWRGGRAASFNIIPSSTGAAKAVGKVLPALNGKLTGMSFRVPTVDVSVVDLTVRLEKSATYDEVKAAIKEESEGKLKGILGYTEDDVVSTDFIGDSRSSIFDAKAGIALNANFLKLVSWYDNEWGYSSRVIDLIRHMASV
- the LOC100264769 gene encoding pentatricopeptide repeat-containing protein At3g04130, mitochondrial, with amino-acid sequence MALVYFPFRSKAYGHCWRAFSSLCSPSPFVGTGIGNGEECIRSQIDIIVSRIREGSSDDEVFKSLVHDEACNAIPMSQNLVDVLLHRFKDDWKSALGLFRWAESRLGYEHAPEAYDMMVDILGKLKQVDKMRALMEEMRQGNLVRLSTVAKAMRRLAGAGEWEDAVRVFDDLGNFELEKNTESMNLLLDTLCKERKVEQARAIFLELKPHISPNTHTFNIFIHGWCKANRVDEAEWTIQEMKGHGCRPCVISYSTIIQSYCRQSNFRKVYELLDDMQAQGCAPNVVTYTTIMCSLTKVEQFEEALQIAERMRSVGCKPDTLFYNALIHTLGRAGQLREAVRVFEVEMPKTGVPPNTSTYNSMIAMFCHHSQEQKALNLLREIENSTFCKPDIQTYYPVLKSCFKTGKIDSLSNFLDDMVNKHHLSLDVSAYTLLIHGLCRANKCEWGYNLFEEMVGKAITPRYKTCALLLDEIKQKNMHDAAERIEVFMKQMKTSE